A genomic stretch from uncultured Pseudodesulfovibrio sp. includes:
- a CDS encoding phosphoadenosine phosphosulfate reductase family protein: MLTLDDKIAGTESLLRILAENIDPAGIRVAWTGGKDSTVVLFILKAVLDNLGMGPVRAINLDTGCKFPEIVEFRDMLAALWGVDLHVARPTVSLEGYPLAADPLSCCRDLKVEPLKRAIVETGATHVLTGIRFDEHPDRAGRLSEEQRNDPPHYMINPILEWTETDIWAFHARFNLPHCELYEQGYRSLGCKPCTKRPDGAGGERSGRDDSKEAVLPTLTSLGYF; encoded by the coding sequence ATGTTGACTCTTGATGACAAAATAGCCGGGACAGAGTCCCTCCTGCGAATATTGGCTGAGAATATTGACCCGGCAGGAATCCGTGTGGCCTGGACTGGGGGCAAGGATTCAACTGTTGTTCTCTTCATATTGAAGGCAGTTCTCGATAATCTCGGCATGGGCCCTGTTCGCGCTATCAATTTGGATACCGGCTGCAAATTCCCGGAAATTGTGGAGTTTCGAGATATGTTGGCTGCATTGTGGGGCGTTGACCTGCATGTTGCCCGTCCGACAGTTTCATTGGAAGGATACCCGTTGGCCGCTGATCCGCTATCATGCTGTCGTGACTTGAAAGTGGAGCCGCTCAAGCGAGCCATTGTGGAAACAGGGGCCACTCACGTTTTGACTGGTATCCGCTTCGACGAACATCCTGATCGGGCCGGACGTCTATCAGAAGAACAGCGTAATGATCCCCCTCATTATATGATAAATCCCATTCTTGAGTGGACTGAAACCGACATATGGGCGTTCCATGCCCGTTTCAATCTTCCACATTGTGAACTTTACGAACAAGGGTATCGATCTCTTGGGTGCAAGCCATGCACGAAACGGCCCGATGGCGCGGGGGGGGAACGTTCAGGGCGTGACGACTCCAAGGAAGCTGTTTTGCCGACATTGACCAGCCTCGGATACTTCTAA
- a CDS encoding amino acid ABC transporter permease has protein sequence MLEYFNFRIIWEYMPLFMEGLYHTAWISLIGIIGSLIVGMVACACRISGIKLLAAPAVAFIEVIRSTPLLAQLYFLYFGLPSLGIQVNELTTGIFALSFNSGAYVAEILRAGIKGIPAGQVEAAMGQGFNVYQRFFYIILPQALANTLPPMLGQAIVLVKDSAVLSLISVMELTRAGQMLNSERFMPSEAFLTVAVLYLLVYYVLKGLTKYYQMRMTRFRSA, from the coding sequence ATGCTCGAATATTTCAATTTTCGCATTATATGGGAGTACATGCCTCTGTTCATGGAGGGGCTGTACCATACTGCCTGGATTTCGCTGATCGGCATCATCGGCTCACTCATTGTGGGCATGGTTGCCTGTGCCTGCCGAATTTCTGGCATCAAACTGCTAGCAGCACCAGCCGTGGCCTTTATTGAGGTCATCCGCTCCACCCCTCTGCTGGCTCAACTCTATTTTCTGTACTTCGGACTTCCGTCCCTCGGCATACAGGTCAACGAACTGACGACGGGCATATTCGCGCTCTCTTTCAACTCAGGAGCATATGTCGCTGAAATCCTGCGTGCCGGAATCAAGGGGATTCCCGCGGGACAGGTTGAAGCCGCCATGGGCCAAGGATTCAACGTTTACCAACGTTTTTTCTACATCATCCTGCCCCAGGCCCTTGCAAACACTTTGCCGCCGATGCTCGGACAGGCCATCGTGCTGGTCAAGGACTCTGCCGTACTCTCTCTCATCTCCGTAATGGAACTGACGCGTGCCGGACAGATGCTCAACTCCGAACGGTTCATGCCGTCAGAAGCATTCCTGACTGTGGCCGTCCTCTACCTGCTCGTCTACTACGTGCTCAAGGGGCTGACCAAATACTATCAAATGCGCATGACGCGCTTCAGGAGCGCATAA
- a CDS encoding pyridoxamine 5'-phosphate oxidase family protein: MSKQKIKLIEDIIKAKDICVLATSDGIAPHTSLMHYFADHAVMKFYFLTSSTSKKSKNLKKNPHVSLLIDRRDENIALSIEGIYSPIKKQQTVEAIVKLFLLKNPHMKEFAMHPETELVRIEGKSAELVQGFTDVFFTKLKNY, encoded by the coding sequence ATGAGCAAGCAAAAAATAAAACTCATCGAAGACATTATCAAGGCAAAGGATATCTGCGTGCTGGCAACTTCTGACGGCATCGCCCCCCACACCTCCCTGATGCACTACTTTGCGGATCACGCGGTCATGAAGTTCTACTTTCTGACATCAAGCACATCAAAGAAAAGCAAAAACCTCAAAAAGAACCCACATGTGAGCCTGCTTATCGACCGACGGGATGAGAACATCGCCCTGTCCATCGAAGGAATTTATTCTCCCATAAAGAAACAGCAGACGGTCGAGGCCATCGTCAAACTCTTCCTGTTGAAGAATCCGCACATGAAGGAATTCGCGATGCACCCGGAAACAGAACTTGTTCGTATTGAAGGCAAATCAGCCGAACTCGTGCAGGGCTTTACCGATGTTTTTTTCACTAAATTAAAAAATTACTAA
- a CDS encoding complex I subunit 1 family protein has protein sequence MDTLILVLIGLVAGPLLGGLIAGLDRRVTAWFQSRQGPPIMQAFYDVAKLFGKEKVVVNQWQILCAWVYMIAAAVSVALFFAQGDLLLIFFVQAVGAVFLVMGAMASKSPYSQVGAQRELMQILAYEPVLILVFVGFYMVTGSFSLDAVWSQDMPLISKMPLLYLALGYALTIKLRKSPFDFSTSHHGHQELVKGVLTEYSGPYLALVEIAHWYETVLVLGLCAVFWHTNVVWMAVLLLVTYMLEILVDNTMARMTWRWMLKRVWLLGMGLSIVNLIWLYAR, from the coding sequence ATGGATACTCTTATTCTCGTTCTCATCGGCCTTGTTGCCGGACCGCTTCTGGGCGGTCTTATCGCCGGTCTGGACAGACGTGTCACCGCATGGTTTCAGTCTCGCCAGGGTCCCCCGATCATGCAGGCCTTTTATGATGTGGCCAAATTGTTCGGCAAAGAAAAAGTTGTAGTCAACCAGTGGCAGATTCTCTGCGCCTGGGTGTATATGATCGCTGCCGCGGTTTCTGTGGCACTGTTCTTCGCCCAGGGTGATCTTCTGCTCATCTTCTTCGTGCAGGCCGTTGGTGCGGTCTTCCTGGTCATGGGTGCCATGGCCTCCAAGTCTCCCTATTCTCAGGTGGGTGCACAGCGCGAACTGATGCAGATCCTGGCTTATGAGCCGGTTCTGATCCTGGTCTTCGTCGGTTTCTACATGGTCACCGGCTCCTTCTCTCTGGACGCCGTTTGGTCCCAGGATATGCCGCTCATCTCCAAGATGCCGCTGCTCTATCTGGCTCTGGGTTACGCCCTGACCATCAAACTGAGAAAGTCTCCGTTTGACTTCTCCACGTCTCACCATGGACATCAGGAACTGGTCAAAGGCGTACTCACCGAGTACTCCGGTCCGTATCTGGCATTGGTCGAAATCGCTCACTGGTACGAGACCGTTCTGGTTCTCGGTCTGTGCGCTGTTTTCTGGCACACCAATGTTGTTTGGATGGCCGTTCTGCTGCTGGTCACTTACATGCTCGAAATCCTGGTGGATAACACCATGGCCCGCATGACCTGGCGCTGGATGCTCAAGCGTGTCTGGCTGCTTGGAATGGGTCTGTCTATCGTCAATCTCATCTGGCTGTACGCGAGGTAA
- a CDS encoding ABC transporter substrate-binding protein, giving the protein MKRLSICLALMLSMMLAVASTASADALAEIVKRGELRVAVQTQCPPFSFLDKNGNRTGSSVEFCRLMAKEMGVEIKFMDYDWDGLIPALLSGKADMLAADMTANLQRALKVSFTDAFYYTGSVAVTKADSNITSWDQINKEGMKVAVLLGGTGEADAKRLFPNAEIKSYKGGGPMLLNALMAGKADVAVNDKTSISGSLASFPPNTTRFVGDIMSKQPLAFAVRHEDENLRQWINLFFGWVKSDGRYDENIKYWVDSKTWEQDH; this is encoded by the coding sequence ATGAAACGTCTTTCCATTTGCCTGGCACTCATGCTGTCCATGATGCTTGCCGTGGCTTCTACCGCATCCGCAGATGCACTGGCTGAGATCGTCAAGCGCGGCGAACTCCGCGTTGCTGTCCAGACCCAGTGTCCCCCGTTCAGCTTTTTGGACAAAAACGGCAACCGGACCGGCTCTTCCGTTGAGTTCTGTCGTTTGATGGCTAAAGAAATGGGCGTCGAAATCAAATTCATGGATTACGACTGGGATGGCCTGATCCCTGCTCTCCTGTCAGGCAAGGCCGACATGCTGGCTGCCGACATGACCGCAAACCTCCAGCGTGCCCTGAAGGTTTCCTTCACTGATGCTTTCTACTACACAGGCTCCGTCGCAGTGACCAAGGCCGATTCCAATATCACGAGCTGGGACCAGATCAACAAGGAAGGCATGAAAGTTGCCGTCCTGCTCGGCGGAACAGGCGAAGCTGATGCCAAGCGTCTCTTCCCCAATGCAGAAATCAAATCCTACAAGGGCGGCGGCCCCATGCTGCTCAACGCCCTCATGGCAGGCAAGGCCGACGTGGCTGTCAACGACAAGACTTCCATCTCCGGCAGCCTTGCTTCCTTCCCGCCGAACACCACCCGCTTCGTGGGTGATATCATGTCCAAGCAGCCCCTGGCCTTCGCCGTTCGCCATGAAGACGAAAACCTGCGCCAGTGGATCAACCTGTTCTTCGGCTGGGTCAAGTCCGATGGCCGTTATGATGAAAACATCAAGTACTGGGTCGATTCCAAGACCTGGGAACAAGATCACTAG
- a CDS encoding M14/M99 family metallopeptidase, with amino-acid sequence MSSLPKPILFTTFSLSLIVLLFVSHAHAGAWEHSFFAGTQYPLKVVFLQGEEDGPTIMVQGGIQGDETSGFVTAQLLTQAKVTRGNVIILPRANVPSINLHKRQINVDMNRRFDQHYNRFYEDRVARVIRFLLAQSDAFIHLHEGSGFYDPTYVDNLRNPKRYGQSIIVDTLVFDKIDLAHTVNSVLEELNGNIVTRDYQFKLFNTKTFDKGTAYPEMRKSLTCYALAEHGIPAMAVEVSKSIREIDWKVRQQLSATIMLLRRFGVGIIPPEFSDEDVRAYARKGVRVSVNGRTLNGEVVNLAPGSTLSVEPLERGPSEFAPELALFASDRPGVNLINARRMVLEQFSELELRSDGKRIAKAQIKWTGKMPQSPGEDKSVFVCWLNGKPAFVREGDVLQTVLGDQLILEGLWGSDLKEIINLKGFVAIPWANNGQDLGWEIILDPDNFIERYAVKSDRSEITRFRVVRETPGAPKAEFYVDVAPRRVHALKLADERGQTLLVPWMAGRSYHLPEGRYVLEATWSNGPNDKLITTTKSMPLEKGDSFTVEIGKPLPLTVRQATTFGDLGTMTFTSGTFAGLSSATN; translated from the coding sequence ATGTCATCTTTGCCGAAACCTATCCTCTTTACCACATTCTCGCTTAGCCTGATTGTGCTGCTTTTTGTGTCTCATGCCCATGCCGGGGCATGGGAGCATTCATTTTTTGCTGGTACCCAGTATCCGTTGAAAGTGGTTTTTCTCCAAGGGGAGGAAGACGGGCCTACTATCATGGTGCAAGGAGGAATTCAGGGAGATGAAACCTCCGGGTTCGTCACAGCTCAGCTGCTGACTCAGGCCAAGGTGACTCGTGGGAACGTCATTATTCTGCCGCGAGCCAATGTGCCGTCCATCAATCTGCATAAACGGCAGATCAATGTAGACATGAACCGGCGGTTTGATCAGCATTATAACCGCTTTTACGAGGACAGGGTAGCCCGTGTCATACGGTTCCTGCTGGCCCAGAGTGACGCCTTCATCCATCTTCACGAAGGAAGCGGGTTCTATGATCCTACCTATGTGGACAACCTGCGTAACCCGAAACGTTATGGGCAGTCCATTATCGTGGACACATTGGTCTTCGACAAGATCGACCTTGCGCATACCGTTAACTCCGTTCTGGAAGAACTCAATGGTAATATCGTAACCCGCGATTACCAATTCAAGCTTTTCAACACAAAAACATTCGACAAGGGGACGGCATATCCTGAAATGCGCAAATCCCTGACCTGTTACGCTCTGGCTGAGCATGGCATTCCGGCCATGGCCGTGGAGGTCAGCAAGTCCATTCGCGAGATAGATTGGAAAGTGCGCCAGCAGTTGTCCGCCACCATCATGCTCCTGCGGCGTTTCGGCGTCGGTATCATCCCACCTGAGTTTTCGGACGAGGATGTCCGAGCGTATGCTCGTAAAGGTGTGAGAGTCAGTGTTAACGGACGTACCCTGAACGGCGAAGTTGTTAACCTGGCTCCGGGATCGACGCTGTCTGTTGAACCTCTTGAACGCGGCCCGAGTGAATTTGCACCGGAGTTGGCACTCTTTGCTTCTGATCGTCCCGGCGTGAACCTGATAAATGCACGGCGCATGGTTCTGGAGCAGTTTTCCGAGTTGGAACTGCGGTCTGACGGCAAGCGTATTGCCAAAGCGCAGATCAAGTGGACAGGCAAGATGCCGCAGTCTCCGGGTGAGGATAAGTCGGTATTCGTCTGCTGGCTCAATGGTAAGCCTGCGTTTGTTCGTGAAGGAGATGTCTTGCAGACTGTCCTTGGCGATCAGCTTATTTTGGAAGGTCTGTGGGGGAGTGACCTTAAGGAAATCATCAACCTCAAGGGTTTTGTAGCCATCCCATGGGCAAATAACGGTCAGGACCTTGGGTGGGAAATCATCCTTGATCCCGACAACTTTATAGAACGGTATGCTGTCAAGTCAGATCGCTCTGAGATAACCAGGTTCAGGGTTGTGCGTGAGACACCCGGTGCCCCGAAAGCCGAATTTTATGTGGATGTAGCCCCTCGTCGGGTGCATGCACTTAAACTCGCTGACGAGCGGGGGCAGACACTGCTCGTGCCTTGGATGGCTGGTCGGAGCTATCACCTGCCTGAGGGGCGGTATGTTTTGGAGGCTACCTGGAGTAATGGTCCAAACGACAAGCTGATTACGACGACCAAGAGTATGCCGTTGGAAAAGGGCGACTCCTTTACCGTAGAGATTGGCAAGCCGTTGCCCCTGACTGTGCGTCAGGCAACGACCTTCGGTGATCTCGGAACCATGACCTTTACCTCGGGGACTTTCGCCGGACTTTCTTCAGCGACAAATTAA
- a CDS encoding proton-conducting transporter membrane subunit gives MSNLLLLLILLPVAAALVCYFVRSSAVRKLTVLGTGVVLTLASLGLLTQGTFEPIAVGSFLGISSDFLITVLDFALLGVIFFYGFKHKSLLIQGFTLAQAALLAWFEIVMLNHEAVPALMGDQLALIMVLVISIIGSLICVFAIPYMKEHEEHLHLKKSRQPRFFFFLVLFLGAMNGLVLSNNILWMYFFFEVTTLCSFMLIGHDATEIATKNAVRALWMNALGGLAFVVGMMLVYMKTGTLDISAILAAGPQGALMVTGVGFLCLAGFTKAAQVPFQSWLLGAMVAPTPVSALLHSSTMVKAGVFVVLRFAPAYIDTFLSTGVAICGAFTFVTCAALAIGQSNGKKILAYSTISNLGLIICCAGINTPLALTAAVLLIVFHAVSKSLLFLCVGTIEQAIGSRDIEDMRGLYGKLPRTALITIIGILTMLLPPFGVLMSKWMAIEAGADTNVFVVTMLAMGSALTVVYWARWGGSMMGSSEEGSKTESQPMLISLPLMLLCGSAVVLSLASPWIYNSMLAPWLGAAPFTVSFGSLNSATGSFAVVPLFLVLGLGVLFAAKAAAGFRKVKIMPPYLGGANSTVDGTYVGPMNGDVPFAAGNMYLGELFAEGKLTPIFNALAIALIVLMLGGAI, from the coding sequence ATGTCGAATTTGCTACTGCTTCTCATTCTCCTGCCAGTGGCCGCAGCATTGGTTTGCTACTTCGTTCGGTCTTCCGCCGTTCGAAAGCTGACTGTGCTCGGTACAGGTGTGGTCCTGACGCTTGCGTCTCTGGGGCTGCTTACGCAGGGGACTTTTGAGCCGATTGCAGTCGGTTCATTCCTCGGCATCAGCAGCGATTTCCTGATTACGGTTCTGGATTTCGCTCTGCTGGGTGTCATTTTCTTTTATGGTTTCAAGCACAAAAGCTTGTTGATCCAGGGGTTCACTCTGGCTCAGGCGGCATTGCTCGCGTGGTTTGAAATCGTCATGCTCAACCATGAAGCAGTTCCTGCGCTCATGGGCGACCAGCTTGCCCTGATCATGGTTCTGGTTATTTCCATCATTGGTTCTTTGATCTGTGTCTTCGCCATTCCCTATATGAAGGAACATGAGGAACATCTGCATCTGAAGAAGTCTCGCCAGCCGCGTTTCTTCTTTTTCCTGGTGCTGTTTCTCGGCGCGATGAACGGTCTGGTGTTGTCCAATAATATTCTGTGGATGTACTTCTTCTTTGAAGTCACCACGCTGTGCTCTTTCATGCTGATCGGCCACGATGCCACCGAGATCGCCACGAAGAACGCTGTCCGCGCATTGTGGATGAACGCTCTCGGCGGTCTGGCTTTTGTTGTCGGCATGATGCTGGTCTACATGAAGACGGGCACTCTCGACATATCTGCCATTCTGGCAGCCGGCCCTCAGGGTGCGCTTATGGTGACTGGTGTTGGCTTCCTGTGCCTTGCCGGTTTCACCAAAGCCGCTCAGGTTCCGTTCCAGAGCTGGCTGCTTGGTGCCATGGTCGCTCCGACTCCGGTTTCCGCGCTGCTGCACTCTTCCACCATGGTCAAGGCCGGTGTTTTCGTGGTTCTGCGTTTCGCTCCCGCGTACATCGACACATTCCTGTCCACTGGTGTCGCCATCTGTGGCGCATTCACTTTCGTGACCTGCGCGGCGCTGGCTATCGGTCAGTCCAATGGTAAGAAAATCCTGGCGTATTCCACCATCTCAAATCTCGGTCTGATCATCTGCTGTGCGGGCATCAATACTCCGCTGGCTCTGACCGCCGCAGTCTTGTTGATCGTGTTCCACGCTGTATCCAAGTCCTTGCTGTTCCTCTGTGTGGGAACCATCGAGCAGGCCATCGGTTCTCGCGACATCGAAGATATGCGCGGTCTGTACGGCAAGCTTCCCCGCACTGCCCTGATCACCATCATCGGTATCCTGACCATGCTCCTGCCGCCATTCGGTGTGCTCATGAGCAAGTGGATGGCAATCGAGGCTGGTGCTGACACCAACGTCTTTGTGGTCACCATGCTCGCAATGGGTTCCGCGCTGACGGTCGTCTACTGGGCACGTTGGGGTGGTTCCATGATGGGTTCCAGCGAAGAAGGTTCCAAAACTGAATCACAGCCCATGCTCATCAGCCTGCCGTTGATGCTGCTGTGCGGGAGTGCCGTGGTCCTGTCCCTGGCCTCTCCGTGGATCTATAATTCCATGCTGGCTCCCTGGCTCGGCGCGGCTCCGTTCACTGTGAGCTTTGGCTCCCTGAATTCCGCCACCGGCTCCTTTGCCGTTGTGCCGCTGTTTCTGGTGTTGGGTCTGGGTGTGCTTTTCGCTGCCAAGGCTGCTGCCGGTTTCCGCAAGGTCAAGATCATGCCTCCGTATTTGGGCGGCGCAAACTCAACTGTTGACGGGACCTATGTCGGCCCCATGAACGGCGACGTTCCGTTTGCTGCTGGAAACATGTACCTGGGCGAGTTGTTCGCTGAAGGCAAGCTCACGCCTATCTTCAACGCTCTCGCGATCGCTTTGATTGTGCTTATGTTGGGAGGGGCGATCTAA
- a CDS encoding L,D-transpeptidase family protein, which translates to MRVALVVLILVMSVSMAFAEGWTPTLSSHSYGPERIIAVDKATQELIMLERKSPLHEVLRFPCTTGQSTGDKLVEGDLRTPEGVYFVGHRINRKLDWALYGDIAYSLNYPNPIDRINGKTGSGIWLHGRGKTFVPRDTLGCVALKVPDMQNVALESEYGTPVVIANNLDWTRDPGESEVTALTLVRELDAWANDWQRQDEGFFDHYNADLMTASEGTDFSGFVAHKQGIFSRQPWIQVMVDNVRAVPGPGYWVTWFDQYYRAPGMASTTGKRFYWQKDDAGKWRIVGREYVPASEDLGAKYLASKQTDVQGLVKAWRAAWLAGDVDSYITFYGPQAVQGSRKGAVSIADYKKTLWATKPPVKVEIDGLTVTQHPKGLEVAFTQVFESADGYSDVGLKTMVLTPDGNTWKIDSEQWRRGR; encoded by the coding sequence ATGCGTGTAGCTCTGGTTGTTCTGATATTGGTCATGTCTGTAAGCATGGCGTTTGCCGAAGGGTGGACCCCCACTCTTTCATCGCACTCGTACGGTCCCGAGCGTATTATCGCCGTGGACAAGGCTACCCAGGAACTGATCATGCTGGAACGCAAGAGCCCCTTGCATGAGGTGCTCCGCTTCCCCTGTACCACGGGACAATCCACTGGCGATAAGTTGGTGGAAGGTGATTTGCGCACTCCTGAGGGAGTGTATTTTGTAGGGCATCGGATCAACCGCAAGCTTGACTGGGCCCTCTATGGAGATATTGCCTATTCTCTAAATTATCCCAATCCTATTGATCGTATCAACGGCAAGACCGGCAGCGGTATCTGGCTTCATGGTCGGGGAAAGACCTTCGTGCCACGAGATACACTTGGCTGTGTAGCTCTCAAGGTGCCCGACATGCAGAATGTGGCTCTGGAGTCAGAGTATGGCACACCGGTTGTCATTGCCAACAATCTCGATTGGACACGGGATCCTGGTGAGAGTGAAGTCACCGCACTGACTCTGGTTCGGGAACTCGATGCCTGGGCCAATGATTGGCAGCGCCAGGATGAAGGGTTTTTCGATCATTACAATGCCGACCTCATGACAGCGAGCGAGGGGACTGATTTTTCCGGATTCGTTGCGCACAAGCAGGGAATTTTTTCTCGCCAGCCGTGGATTCAGGTCATGGTGGACAATGTTCGCGCTGTGCCCGGTCCCGGCTATTGGGTCACATGGTTTGATCAGTATTATCGTGCACCCGGCATGGCCTCGACCACCGGCAAGCGATTTTATTGGCAGAAGGATGATGCCGGAAAGTGGCGCATTGTCGGCCGTGAATATGTCCCGGCTTCAGAGGATCTGGGCGCCAAGTATCTTGCCTCTAAACAGACTGATGTTCAAGGACTGGTGAAGGCCTGGCGTGCTGCATGGCTGGCAGGGGATGTGGACTCGTATATAACTTTTTATGGGCCGCAGGCTGTGCAGGGCAGCCGAAAAGGTGCCGTATCCATTGCTGATTACAAAAAGACATTGTGGGCTACCAAACCTCCTGTTAAGGTTGAAATTGACGGTTTGACCGTGACCCAACACCCCAAGGGGCTTGAAGTAGCGTTCACCCAGGTGTTTGAAAGTGCGGACGGGTACAGCGATGTGGGACTGAAAACCATGGTCCTGACCCCGGACGGGAACACATGGAAAATTGACAGTGAGCAATGGAGACGGGGTAGATGA
- a CDS encoding amino acid ABC transporter permease, translating into MWGFYFDQLMNSMPMFFKGMWVTVAVSALSLIGGTIIGVIAGILRSNEGTFMSRILSLYVDFMRGTPFLVQLFIIFFILPEFGLQMEAFTAAVVSLTIYAGSYICEIVSASIQAVPPGQEEACRSLGHTRNQAMRLVILPQALRMALPALVGQYVLLIKDSSIVSVIGLTDITRAGWLTVQRVPEGIMVFGLVGIMYFAVCYPLIQLSNILEKKFSTGEMKL; encoded by the coding sequence ATGTGGGGATTCTACTTCGACCAACTCATGAACAGCATGCCCATGTTCTTCAAAGGCATGTGGGTGACCGTGGCAGTGTCCGCGCTCAGTCTCATCGGCGGCACCATTATCGGAGTCATTGCCGGGATTTTGCGCTCAAACGAAGGCACGTTCATGTCACGCATCCTCTCTTTGTATGTAGACTTCATGCGCGGCACGCCGTTTCTCGTCCAATTGTTCATCATCTTCTTCATCCTGCCGGAATTCGGTTTACAGATGGAAGCCTTCACTGCTGCAGTGGTCAGCCTGACCATTTATGCAGGATCATACATCTGTGAAATCGTATCAGCATCCATCCAAGCTGTTCCTCCGGGACAGGAAGAGGCCTGCCGGTCTCTGGGACACACCCGGAATCAGGCGATGCGCCTGGTTATTCTGCCGCAGGCTCTGCGCATGGCACTCCCTGCTTTGGTGGGTCAGTACGTGCTGCTCATCAAGGATTCATCCATTGTCTCCGTCATAGGCCTGACAGACATCACCCGCGCCGGTTGGCTGACAGTCCAGCGCGTACCGGAAGGGATCATGGTCTTCGGACTGGTTGGGATAATGTACTTTGCAGTCTGTTACCCGCTCATTCAGCTTTCCAATATCCTGGAGAAGAAATTCTCTACAGGTGAAATGAAACTGTAA
- the pyrE gene encoding orotate phosphoribosyltransferase, whose amino-acid sequence MNELKSKLARLLLQLSYKEGDFTLTSGKKSEYYFDCKQTALHAEGGYLIGRLFFEMLKDFDVHGVGGMTLGADPLITAVTVVSHLEGRPLPGFIIRKKSKGHGTNQYLEGLANFSEGDKVVLLEDVCTTGGTLATAAERVRDAGLEIVGVLAVLDREEGGRERLKEAGLELSAIFTRQELLAAGK is encoded by the coding sequence ATGAATGAATTGAAATCCAAACTCGCCAGACTATTGCTTCAGCTCTCCTATAAGGAGGGCGATTTCACGCTGACTTCCGGCAAGAAAAGCGAGTACTATTTTGACTGCAAGCAGACCGCACTCCATGCCGAGGGCGGGTATCTCATCGGGCGACTGTTCTTTGAGATGCTCAAAGACTTCGATGTCCATGGCGTTGGCGGCATGACTCTTGGTGCTGATCCCCTGATTACTGCTGTGACTGTGGTCTCTCATCTTGAGGGACGGCCCCTGCCGGGATTTATTATTCGCAAAAAATCCAAAGGTCATGGGACTAATCAATACCTTGAAGGGCTGGCAAATTTCAGTGAAGGTGATAAAGTCGTCCTTCTTGAAGATGTTTGTACCACAGGTGGTACCTTGGCAACTGCTGCAGAGCGTGTGCGTGACGCGGGGCTGGAGATCGTTGGCGTACTCGCTGTTCTGGACAGAGAAGAAGGCGGACGGGAAAGACTCAAGGAAGCCGGGCTTGAATTGAGTGCCATCTTCACCCGTCAGGAGTTGCTGGCTGCAGGCAAATAG